TAATACACTATTTGATTGTTAGCTTGTTTTAGTAATTGTTTAGAAAATAGTCAACATGCGAATTGCAAATCCTTGATTGGATAAGGTTTCAATTGGAGTGGAATATGACAATCTGACACCTTTCTGGGTGCAATTGTTCAGTGAGGTTTAGAGTCTATAACAGGTTTAGCACttatttccaataattgattGGCAGGTGCTCCTTCACATATGGGGCATCTATTATGCAGGATAGAGATCTGAATGAATATAGTCCGTCTCGATCGTTATCCAGTAAGCATCTATCTTGCAGTAATCACTGGTGTGATAATGGTTCGAATTGTAAAAGTTCCCAGCAGCAGTGTCCGTACATGGTCAGTTACTTGTCAGATAATACATCGAGTTCTGGATTGTTAGTTGAGGACATACTGCATCTTCAGTCTGGTGGCGGTTTATCAAACTCCTCTATTCAGGCTCCAGTTGTTCTTGGGTGTGGCTGACTGCCCTGTCCTTTTCACTCCAATATCACTTTGCCTGATGATGTTTTTACCCTCCTTGTTCTGAAAAGCAAGTTTCCTCCTGGTTTTGTCTCTGATGTCTGTTTTGTTGAATGCAGGTGTGGTATGAAGCAAAGTGGTGGTTATTTGGATGGGGTTGCCCCCGATGGTCTATTAGGTTTGGGACCTGGGGAGAGTTCTGTTCCAAGTTTTCTTGCCAACTCAGGATTAATCCACAATTCCTTTTCCTTGTGCTTTAATGAAGATGATTCTGGTAGAATGTTTTTTGGGGACCAAGGACCAACCATCCAACAGTCTACCCCGTTCTTGCCTTTGGATGGATTATAGTATGGAATTCTGTGCTTTAAATTAGTTTACCATGTTTCACTGAACTAAAAAACGTAGAAAATGCTGACATGCTAATGATTGTAAATCTTCTGGTCAGTTCAACATACATTGTTGGAGTGGATTCATCTTGTGTTGGGAATACTTGTCTTAAAATGACAAGTTTTAAAGCACAGATTGATAGCGGAACGTCTTTTACATTTCTTCCTGGCCATGCTTATGGAGTAATAGCCGAGGAGGTACTTTAGTTTTCTGAATTccataattataaatttctcCTCAGTGTTTtcatatgattttatttgtaatagtttGATCAACAAGTAAATGGTTCAAGATCTAGCTTTGAAGGATCTCCTTGGGAGTATTGCTATGTACCCAGGTGAGTTTTCTTGATAGATATATGTCTGTCTGTCTCTCTTTCCTCTACTTGTGTCTCTTTGGACCATGATTTCCTAATTGCTGGAGATTTCTAGTCTCTTTGACAgctttattcatttattattgttatttttcgGACAGTTCACAAGAGTTGCCAAAGGTTCCCAGCTTAACTCTCGTGTTCCAACAGAATAACAGTTTTGTGGTCTATAATCCCGTGTTTGTATTCTATGGCAATGAGGTGGGTGTGAGTGAAGTGATCCTGCACTAAGgtttttaaattacaattaaCTATGAATCATGATATAAGAGGATTCATTAGTGTTAGAATATTTCCAATTATTCCTTTGATATTTTATTGCTAACCTCTTACTTACTTAACAAAGAAGGTATTAAATgcttttatgaaattaaatgcattttttttttacttattgcTTTCTTTATAAATTATCAGAAGGATTAATAATAGAAGAGGAcatgtctttttttatttatttattattgtatcaACTAATTATTTTGCAGCGAGTTTCGGTTGAGAAGTATTTTTTGTAGCCCATGAGAAAAAAAGTACCAAGTGTATTTTTGAACATATATTTTGTACGTGGGCACCTAATGAATATATTCTCTCCACTTTGTCACAACTAATTGAATTTTTGTATCAAAATATGGTTTTATTTATACAGAATATTTTTCACCACCATTTTGTCCCAATTCCCAAGGTTCGCCTTTTTTTTATCCCACTTTCATGCTTATTACTGTGGCCAGACAGATGTCAACTGCTTTGAATCTTCACGTCTGTGTCCAATTGTTCTAATGATGCAGTGCATGAATTTATTGGACAATTGAATTGTAACAATTTTTGGTTATATTATTTTCCTAGGTGGCGAACCAACTTTCTACGGATACATAAGTGGGGCAACTGTTCATTTGTTGTCatgtgaaaatattttctattaaatattatgGTTTGTAGGGATTGCTGCATTGATTTAGCATGTTAAAACTTGctcatgtaaatattttttctagGAATGTGCAGCATccatttaatatgttattaggCATTGTTCTCTGCAAAAAGAAAACTCAGTTTTTCGAATAATACTTGTAGAAGGGAAGAAGTGGCGATTTCTCCTGTAACAGTTCTAGATAAATTAGGTACCTTTTTGTGCAGGGAGTCATTGGATTTTGTTTAGCCATCCAGCCAACAGAAGGGGATATGGGAACAATTGGACGTAAGTTATTTTCGTAGTCAATGTCTACTGATTACCCGTACTCTGAAATATTGTATATAGTATACCGTATTAGTTATTGAAGGATACTTTAATCTTAAAACTAATAGAATCTTTTCACAGAGAACTTCATGATTGGATACCGTTTGGTATTTGATCGGGAAAACAAGAAGCTAGCGTGGTCACGCTCAAATTGTgagttttattacttttgaGTTTATGagcttaatatattttatagtaCTATCATTCTTCTTAGGCAAAGAAGCTGACTTGGTTTCTTTGCCATTTAACTGATGCAAAGgcttttttcaaataaaaaacccTTACGCTGCCTGTTTTCACTTTGGTTATGTCACCTTGGATGCGTAGGTCAGGATTTGAGTGTAGGTAAGAGGATGCCCCTTTCTCCAAATGAGACTTCACCAAACCCATTGCCTTCAGATGAGCAACAAAGAACGAACGGGCATGCAGTTGCTCCAGCTGTTGCTGGAAGAGCTCCCCACAAATCTTCAGCAGCTTTATCTCGGATGAATTCATCGTTCCGGGTATATTGGCATTGctatttctttcttctatttcaaCTCGTGTCTGCCTCTTACTGAGAGCATCGCATTCTTATTCTTATATATGTCTTGATAGCGTTACATGTATACCAAGTCTGTATCCATTTTGTCCCCCTAGCTTTGTAAGTATTTTAGATCTCACCATCTAATGCTGTTTTTTTCAACCTTGCCAGCATGTTAGATTCCTAAAACTCGTACTGGACTATTTATCTGTCAACCCCGTTTTCGGACGGGTGAGCTTATGTAAATTAATACGCTTGGTGTTATCCTAAAGACAATTCATTTTTTCAATCAACTAGTTTGTATGTTACCCTGTTGATTACGTTAATTCAAACGGTCTGAATAAATGTGAAACCTGGACTTATTTATCCAAAAATCTTGGAATCATTTTGTCGTTTGGTGTATGAAAATCAGATTGGTAATCAAAGCTAATGGTTCTTGCTAAGAAAGCTAGTTACAGTGCAAATTTAATAGGAGCATATTTAGTTTAGTTTGGTAAGCGTGGTGCACTGGTCTTTTGCATTTCGACATAATGAGCCATAAAgtgtaatataaatataagctgctaatttttagataaattattatcttagttatgataagtgtgaaaaatcAAAGTAATAGACCGATTGGCTTAATgagtaaaaatttataaacattgaGAAAGTAGTGTATGTACaggtaatataatattttttgttatcatttGGTAAGTGTATGATTCTGTTAGTCAAACACTTTTAGTTGCATTGTCTAAACTAACAACATATgtacatattttgaaaatctgaCATGATTATGTGTATTAGATGTGCCCAAAATTACTTAATTACTGATTGTTatgaaatttaagtttttttttattttgataataattatcttaaaaataatataaagttttttaattagtttgtaatgtaaaaacttaaaataatagttcaaattcaaaaacattaacatcCTAAACTTGGGCAGAGTAaacaaattgtaaaatattttacatttatacataaaattcatgtttatgattttttaaaatattttagagataACTTATTTCTAGGAATAGATTcagtgattttttattttttatttaagaaaagttatgtaattctgttcttttttatattttattttgaaaagttatatttaaaaaaaaattaaagtttacaACACATGAAAATTAAgagaatttatattatattttctagaaaaaaaaaatcactgaaCCATCATCTATTCAGTCCTGTTGTCgttgttattatttgttttcttttacgCAGCTTTCTTTTAAGAAACATTAGCATTTGTGAGTGTATGGCAGCTAAAATTTGACTTCTATACATTATTAACCTAGCTACTCCCCGTTGctttttatctatttcaattctgaaaagaaaagaattttaatgatatatttattaattttattatacttttagtttttataattatttttaaataatttgtacaTGTTAGTATCTACCTTTCatgacaattaaaaaaaaatagatattatataattattgaaataaaaaatatgacaacaatttatattaaaaacatagaAATCAATATGAACCgccaattataaaaataaattctttttattataaagaagaaaagaaactaaaaatagtagaaaaatacttcatatgttaaaaaaaatcattttatatataattaaattgtaagtATTTAAAAGGTTTAGTTCTACACTTTTTTATTACAACTTAActtcaatataatatataataaataatatattaaattatcttattttcattatatatatatatatatatatatatataatataaagttataagttgatatataacaaaatataaagtaCTTACAAACGCAAATTCCACttgtaaattataaaactaattttaaaaatttgagaaattaaaaaCCAAAGTTTATGATTTAAAGATGTTAAGAGCCCACGGATTCTAACCTCAgcatattattaaattaaacatgaGTTTATTTATTGGGTGATGATACAAATACCACACTTTTATTTCTACACTTATTCAacacaacaaaatatttttttaaatataaaataaatttagatgaataaagtacaaaatttaaaatattaatttttttattaagtggTAAATAAGTATAGGACAATTCAAAATTGAGAGGtgtatgtttataatttttcttataaattactAAGTAATACGTTGGCATTGGAGCCATGGGGAAGTAGCTAAAAAGGTATGCTCGCTCATGAGCATCCAAAGAATTTAAACTATACAGACAGCCATTATATAGCTGCTAATCTTACAGGTGAATAActttaaactttaaacattGAACTATACAAAGCAATTTCCTGCCCTTCAGATTATTTTTATTGGAGTATAAACGTGAATATGAGTTACATATTATatcaaaatgaataaaattccataaacttaacattttaaatttttaagattttgaattaaatacaATTTCACTTGTATACTATATTTGTATCTCGTTCATAGAAATCTCCGagagtagttttttttttttttaattttccacaTTTTTCATTATCTATCTCGTGACAATGGTAAATCTTTCCTTaaatacacaaaaaataaataaattatagacaCACTAAAGAAGAAGTGTGATTTTTTGTGTGTGATAATAGCGTGTAACGACTTCTAAGGTAATTTAGCTCCCATTTCCTAGTTAAAAATAGTCCTTTTATGATGAACTAAGAATTATTTACAATCCAAAAGCTAGAAGAAAGCAGGTGAATATATCAATCATATGCTTCTTCGTCCAAATTAAAATCTAAACACGAGATATGGATAAGTTATATAAAAATGGAAGTCTCATTTTTTCATGATCAAGTTTCTAAAAGCAAGAAGGAACTATTATATACTAACCATGGTTCTATTTCAGTTTCACACCTGGtttatcttcttatttttttcggGTAAGTATGGTATGATTAAACTCCTTACTCTCTTTTGATCTCCAGTTCAGTATATTATTTGTACAACTCGTGTCCATGTTTTTTATTAGTCGGAGATTTCACTTATATATTTgctataaatttatgttttcagttttaattcCAAAGTGTTTAAAAATCCACAATGAGTTGAtctatttttcaataaatttctttagttttaagcaaacaaataaataaataaagttatgtttttttagaaaaaatataaataacttttgaaaaagttaaaagcTTAAATGAATTTGAACTTGTCAATAGGATTGTTTTTTTTAGTATGCTATGATTTTTTGAATTGggtattaaaaaatacaatatttaagTCTCGGAATAACATTTATCTGTATTTCATCTTTAGTAAATTGGTATTGACTCTTTTATTTAATCTCTGAAATATATGGttctccaaattatcttttaccgtaatataatatttgatcaagattataaataatttaataaatattattctttaacCTTTTAGATAATCTAATACATGTTTTAAGTTAGTGGGTATATATGGTCACTAGAACTTATGTATGTAATATAGAAGGACCTcagatatttaatttattagttacctaatttttaaaataaattactaaatattaaaaaataatcatatatcagtccttcaaatttaattaaggcaaaagttaattttaactcatgataaaattaatttattttatttcttcaacaAGTTACTGcttgttaacattttttatccCTTTTTTTCCTCCCACTTTTAGTTGCATTTTCTTATCCTTTTCTCAGCAGTTTTGTTTTCCAAAAGCGAGACCGTGCTTtcagttgttttttttttctaattacaaCATCATACGATGAGTTACGTAAATGATTCAAATTGCTTCTTTTGGTTCCCTTGATAGAGATATCCCAGCAACAACACAAAAGAGAAAATGCTGGTTTCACATTGAGAATCAAATATCCTAAATTCAAAGATGGGAAAAAGTGAAAGAGGAGACTAATTACGACTAAGAAATTGCTTACAAAATGATTATTCAAACTTTTGTAGACAATGACATTATAGCAGATATATATACTTTCAGAAAATTGTTTATAGAATTTAACGTAATATGGTTTTTTAGAAAGCGTTATTCATATTGCCACAACGCTTAAAAGtaatggaatttaaaaaaaaaaatagggttatcgctaattgtatttaaaattaagacaaaTGGTGTTTCCTTTTCTACATTCATTCTACAACAAACAACcgtatatattaatattttattgaaatatttcattttattaaaaaaaaatactgtaTGTATATTTACTCTACAACTTTTAGAAAACTGAAACTCAAAAAGGAGTTTGATATAAGGAATCTAACCATGCATGATTTTatgactttttatttatttgtctacacttattatatatatctgtttttttttttatctttctcttctcatcacatcaaataatttataaatctattattttttaaggtATATATTAAGTATTgatgtagttttttttatatgcatgaatattttttgttttattttagctCGAAAGATATCCTCATTTTGTATGCAAATTGAATCTGAATCATTATTCAATGTTACATTATATATGTTGTTGATTCGGGAATCATAGTCGGTGACTGCTTTCAGAGTTTCACTTTCGTCCTTCATAAATTATTGTTGTTCCATTTGAATTGAAGTCACAATCAGAGGGTTCTCATGAGCTGTCATTTGAAGTGTCAATATATCTGTAACAGATAACTTTGTCAAGTGTCAACTGAACCACAAGCACTGcaataatttttactatttatttgcGAACGAAAGATACGCATAATACATGAACCTGTTTCTTCTTATCTGCTTTCTTCAACCCCACGTCATTTTTTTCTCCATTCACAAGTTAAAACCCATTTTAAGGTTCTTGTTCCACTACTGCCGTAGGTACGTAGGCTCACTCACCTTTCCATTCATACATACATATAATTCAATCTGCTGCTCAAAGGCTTTCAAATAATTACATGGCCCGTGGTAAAAATATCTCTAAGGttataataagtaaaaaaaagttCTTCATTTTGGATCATTAGAAGGTAAG
This sequence is a window from Vigna angularis cultivar LongXiaoDou No.4 chromosome 2, ASM1680809v1, whole genome shotgun sequence. Protein-coding genes within it:
- the LOC108329763 gene encoding aspartic proteinase-like protein 1 codes for the protein MRWRLLLLLLLELTARAMPLPVMFSARLVHRFADEIKPVRIPTGDWPDRKSLRYYQMLLADDILRRKIKLGGARYQLLFPTHGSKTLSLGNDFGWLHYTWIDIGTPSTSFLVALDAGSDLLWIPCDCVQCAPLSSSYYSNLDRDLNEYSPSRSLSSKHLSCSNHWCDNGSNCKSSQQQCPYMVSYLSDNTSSSGLLVEDILHLQSGGGLSNSSIQAPVVLGCGMKQSGGYLDGVAPDGLLGLGPGESSVPSFLANSGLIHNSFSLCFNEDDSGRMFFGDQGPTIQQSTPFLPLDGLYSTYIVGVDSSCVGNTCLKMTSFKAQIDSGTSFTFLPGHAYGVIAEEFDQQVNGSRSSFEGSPWEYCYVPSSQELPKVPSLTLVFQQNNSFVVYNPVFVFYGNEGVIGFCLAIQPTEGDMGTIGQNFMIGYRLVFDRENKKLAWSRSNCQDLSVGKRMPLSPNETSPNPLPSDEQQRTNGHAVAPAVAGRAPHKSSAALSRMNSSFRVYWHCYFFLLFQLVSASY